Proteins from one bacterium genomic window:
- a CDS encoding cohesin domain-containing protein produces MKNPVAVFCLIVFLLVGCQSENSTEPPPDTGQRLHFTPAEVTVSGGEQTSLRLVVENLTDSIFAISLRISYRDSILTFAGVAGAESGDFFGADAIQFAQDTLSVLHITISRIQGQTEVNGSGTICTFRFVGRNAGNCVMEILPDQLEFYDSAGRTIEVPNLEIKTASVHVI; encoded by the coding sequence ATGAAAAATCCTGTTGCAGTATTCTGCCTAATCGTATTTCTGCTTGTCGGCTGCCAGAGCGAGAATTCCACCGAGCCGCCGCCGGACACCGGTCAGAGGTTGCACTTCACACCTGCGGAGGTAACGGTTTCCGGCGGCGAGCAGACTTCGCTCCGCCTCGTCGTGGAGAATCTGACCGATTCCATCTTCGCGATCTCGCTGCGGATCAGTTATCGCGATTCGATTCTGACGTTTGCAGGCGTTGCCGGAGCGGAGTCGGGAGATTTCTTCGGAGCGGACGCCATTCAGTTCGCGCAGGATACGCTTTCCGTTCTCCATATAACCATCAGCCGCATTCAGGGTCAGACGGAGGTCAACGGATCGGGAACAATCTGCACTTTCCGATTTGTCGGCCGGAATGCCGGAAACTGTGTGATGGAGATACTGCCGGACCAGCTCGAATTCTATGACTCCGCGGGACGGACGATTGAAGTGCCGAATCTTGAGATCAAAACGGCGTCCGTGCATGTTATCTGA
- a CDS encoding T9SS type A sorting domain-containing protein: protein MSRHWSDWMWVGLVLSTCFIVGAASAQPAIIESVVPQYIQGRNGGNTQRIPCAYWVRISGLTANATYRYFNQVVRSSDSPTTDGAGNSIFAMPGGFVRTSSPDLSSDGDHGEFTADGDGSFGGWMITESTGNARFVPGDYVFFRIMLNDGSGGSTVATRLTTADSIRVLKLDAASADSAGTGIRGRTLAEPRDFVLFFDNMAGTGRPFAATFIESDGSENSASNNYVSFYADSVDGIGGAIGAILPNVNGSGVRRVERRSADGTVVAFHQSNDGQWPSGANTVNPAGGATPIVLTTLDIPLSSSGVWGPQSGLEPVRYALISAYPNPFNAETSIRFDLPTSQRVTLSIFDETGRLLTTLAHGGLLPAGRHEVHWDGRAVSSGNYFVTLSGEGLMTTIRLVVVK from the coding sequence ATGAGCCGCCATTGGTCGGATTGGATGTGGGTGGGTCTGGTACTGAGTACCTGCTTCATCGTGGGAGCAGCGTCGGCTCAACCGGCCATCATTGAGAGTGTGGTGCCGCAGTACATTCAGGGACGGAACGGCGGCAACACGCAGCGAATCCCCTGTGCGTACTGGGTGCGGATCAGCGGCCTGACCGCCAACGCCACGTACCGCTATTTCAATCAAGTGGTGCGCTCGTCCGACTCGCCCACCACCGACGGCGCGGGCAATTCGATCTTCGCCATGCCCGGCGGCTTCGTGCGTACCTCGTCACCGGATTTGTCTTCCGACGGCGACCATGGCGAGTTCACGGCCGACGGGGACGGATCGTTCGGCGGGTGGATGATCACGGAATCCACCGGCAACGCGCGTTTTGTGCCCGGAGACTATGTCTTTTTCCGCATCATGTTGAACGACGGCAGCGGCGGCAGCACCGTAGCCACTCGCTTGACCACCGCCGACTCGATCCGAGTGCTGAAACTCGACGCGGCGAGCGCCGACAGCGCGGGGACGGGGATCCGCGGTCGTACGTTGGCGGAGCCGCGAGATTTCGTACTTTTCTTCGACAACATGGCGGGAACCGGCCGGCCGTTCGCGGCCACTTTCATCGAAAGCGACGGTTCCGAGAATTCCGCCTCGAACAACTATGTCAGCTTCTATGCGGACAGCGTGGACGGGATCGGCGGGGCGATCGGAGCGATCCTGCCGAACGTGAACGGCAGCGGCGTGCGACGAGTGGAACGGCGCTCGGCGGACGGAACCGTGGTGGCATTCCATCAGAGCAATGATGGTCAGTGGCCCAGCGGCGCGAACACCGTCAATCCTGCGGGAGGCGCAACGCCGATTGTGTTGACCACGCTGGATATTCCGTTGAGTTCGTCCGGAGTGTGGGGACCGCAATCCGGTCTGGAACCCGTGCGATACGCCTTGATCTCGGCGTATCCGAATCCCTTCAATGCGGAGACGAGCATTCGGTTTGATTTGCCGACTTCGCAGCGCGTTACGCTCTCGATTTTCGACGAAACCGGCCGTTTGCTGACGACGCTGGCACATGGGGGACTGCTGCCCGCCGGACGTCATGAAGTGCATTGGGACGGCAGAGCGGTTTCGTCGGGCAACTACTTCGTGACCTTGAGTGGAGAAGGATTGATGACGACGATCCGGCTGGTCGTGGTGAAGTAG